A stretch of DNA from Halorubrum sp. BOL3-1:
ACCGCGTGACCGGCGACCTCTCGCTGTACTAGATGGCCCCCGAACACGTTCTCCGGGAGGCGCACCCGACGGAGCGGGCGGTCGGGATCGAGTACTACGTCAGCGACGCGGACGGGGTCGGCGGGCAGCTGCGCGAGTCGCCCGACGACTTCCGCGTCCGGGAGCTGGAGGCGTTCGACGCGGAGCCGCTCGACGCCGAGACCGGGAGCTATCCCGACCTAGTGGTCCGGGCGACGCTCCGCGACTGGGACACGAACGACTTCGCGCGTCGGCTCTCGGACGCACTCGAAATCAGCCGCGAGCGCGTCTCGTGGGCGGGAACGAAGGATAAGCGGGCGGTCACCACGCAGCTGTTCACGGTCCGCGGGATCGACCCCGACGACCTCCCCGAGATCCGCGGCGCCGAGATCGAGCCGCTCGGGCGGGCGGGGCGGAGCCTCTCGTTCGGCGACCTCGCCGGCAACGCCTTCGATATCCGGGTCGCGGACGCGGTCGATGACGCCCCGGAACGCGTCGCCGCCACGGTGCGCGACCTCCGGGCGTTCGCGGGCGACGCGGGGGACCCCCCCGACGACCGGGAGTTCCCGATCGACGCGATCCTCGGCGTCCCGAACTACTTCGGCCAGCAGCGGTTCGGCAGCCGGCGGCCGGTCACCCACGTCGTCGGGCTGGCGATCGCCCGGAACGACCCCCGCGAGGCGGTCCGATTGTACGCCGGCAACTCGGCGCCGCCGGAGCCGGACGACACGCGAGCCGCGCGCGACCGGGTCGACGCGGCGTTCGGCGTGGACTCCGACGTCGTCGGTGAGGGGGTCGCCGGCGTCGACGGCG
This window harbors:
- the truD gene encoding tRNA pseudouridine(13) synthase TruD, whose protein sequence is MAPEHVLREAHPTERAVGIEYYVSDADGVGGQLRESPDDFRVRELEAFDAEPLDAETGSYPDLVVRATLRDWDTNDFARRLSDALEISRERVSWAGTKDKRAVTTQLFTVRGIDPDDLPEIRGAEIEPLGRAGRSLSFGDLAGNAFDIRVADAVDDAPERVAATVRDLRAFAGDAGDPPDDREFPIDAILGVPNYFGQQRFGSRRPVTHVVGLAIARNDPREAVRLYAGNSAPPEPDDTRAARDRVDAAFGVDSDVVGEGVAGVDGAERSAADGTGDGDWAACLDAIPGKLRFERSMVHRLGERDVDPDAPPDGDDWWHALEAVPSNLQRLFVNAAQSFLFNRTVSERLRRGLPFDRPVAGDVVCFADGDAPTELYAPDTDRLQRVDADRVEVVSRHCERGRAFVTAPLVGTETDLGGGEPGEIERGVLADAGIEPGDFALPGEFDSKGTRRAILLRTDLDASFAGGDPRFGFALPSGSYATVLLREFTKSGPLDL